From the genome of Monomorium pharaonis isolate MP-MQ-018 chromosome 1, ASM1337386v2, whole genome shotgun sequence:
AATGATAATGCAAATAGTTTAtatttgctaaataattttgatgattctaattgcaattttgatacaaatttacaaaatttaaatattattaaaacatgtcTGTGGAAAATGTTCAGGACAAAGTTAATTTGACCATTACATCAAGAATACAAAGAACTGTGCAACAAAATAGATTGCAaactataagaaaattaaaaaaaaatttatacatgaagaaaataaaattgaaaagaatacaacaaaagttaaaaaaaactgcGTTGTGAGAACACCTGGGAAAATATAACGGAAAATATGACTaagacacaaaaaatttttttgagatgATGCAAAGAAATCGTAAACGTAAATTACAGATATGTttagtaatattgtaatattaaaattaacatcaaTATTTGCTACGTTAACAACACTTTATCAAATTTCATACAGTTGTTAGTGACAGAATATATTTGATCTGAAAAAGTGTATTATGTTTTCCAATCttgtatgtttattttttatgagatCTTAAccagaacaaaaaatatcagaattattatttttcctaattttcaTGCATTTATCTGTCGTAAAATATACCACACACACATGTGTATGTACTATTCTAATACATACTTTTCTTcacctatttttatttatatatttttcataaactgtacttgttatattatagaatttgtACACcgttttttataagtaaaatttcccaaaactaaaaatgtttcatatattttatcctaacatacaattacaaaaaaaaactactcAATACTTGATGATaatcaatattcaaaattatatttttgccaatgtcattatttctttgtaaaaattcaattttcatgCTTTAATGTTTCacaaatgttttatgtatttatgctTGACTAACACTTATTTCGTACACGATACTAATACTgctttagaaattaatttgatagtgtttatgatttatatatatgtgtgtagtATTTAGCTAGTATAAATCATTaggtagtaataataatatttatataaatatctagtatttagatatttatattaatatgtagtATTAGAtagatagtattaattattagataataatatttatatatatatgtctagtagatattaagatattgtaaaatatgttgtaatgtaattgtatatatgtaataattgcaaaatattaatatgttatgtTCTGTAGtaatacaaaatgttacattatatttgaaatgtcCGGGttatagataatttttgctaGGTTTTTTAGCAATAGTGTAAAGAAACTTGATAATAATCtttcaaatgttttatatcttGAAAGAATATTACATCATTTGTGGATGGCAAATTTCGTACTGAAAGATATAAGTATTGGATgggaaaagaaatacaaataaatgggatatttcataatattaaagaatacgTTGTGTCACAAGATGTAAGTATATGTATGTCGTAGCTTTAATatcctttatatttatatcgttatttttctttattacacTATTTTCTGCACTActcttttatcatttttttagaatgcacataatttttaataactgtaaattgatataattgtaaatattttttgttgtgaATTTAAATTGGTTGCacgtaatatttcttttgtttttatgttaatgaatatacagtaattaataattcatagtattaaatagattttattgatgatagtgctttattaaaaatatatacatgtttatTCTTATATCAGGCATGTTTGTTTAtgcttattatataatgtttagtCTGTTATACGGTTTGTAATGCTTATATGCTTTAATGCTTTAATATTTGCAATGCTTGTAATgcttgtaaatttattaaataagtttttaatatgtacTTATCATAGCCTTTGCTTGAAATGCGTATATACTTACTTTCTCTGAAATAATAcacgtttatttatatttgcataataatttttataattaatatatattaataagattttatattgcaaagGGTCACCGATacgatgaaaaagaaaaggctTTTGCACTAACAATGTACAAAACGATGGGAAAGCGTGCATATACATGTTTACGCGAAGTTTTTAGAGATATTCCGtcaattaaaacattgcaGTTGGCGCTACATAGAATACCTTTTACCACTGGAATAAACCCTTTTATTCTGTCacatttgaagaaaatatctCCAAATATGTCATTGAAAAATAAGGTGCGTATTCTAATGTGGGATGAGGTTTCTATACAACCTTCCTTCACTTATGATACCCGAAAGGATATCATATATGGTTTTGAAGACTGGAGCACCAATCGTACCGCTAAAACAGCAGATCACGCGTTAGTTTTTATGTTACGTGGCATAAATTCGGGATGGAAAATGCCGATTTCGTACAGcttttgtaataaacaaaCGAAAACCGCGCAGTTATTACGTTGTATCAAAAAACATATTCGTGATATTAATAAAGCAGGCTTTAACATCGTTTAACAACACTGTTTGCGATTAAGGGTCAAGCAATGTAACCGCAATAAACAAGTTAATATTGCGCACTAACATAAAACGAAGATTGGAAAATAAACCTGAAAGTAAGTATTAATAttctgttttaaattatagccttacgtaacaatataaacattaatttttaattatttacaatgttAATAGGTGAAACTTTCGAAGTGGATGGTATGGAAATCATACCGCTATTCGATTGCCCACACTTAATAAAAGGCATGAGAAAGAACctcttaacaaaaaatttattattaaataaaaacgacTGTTTCCGTGGCATCGTGGGATGTAGTGAAAACCGCATGGCTGATAGACAGAACAGTGAACACTATTCGACcgcaattaaagaaaattgactGAGGAGCATgtggtagaaaaaaaaataaagaagatgCGTGTGAAATACGCAACTCAAGTGTTGAGCGGGACAGTAGCGAGCTATATAGAAACGTTAGCTAGATCGAAATGTAAGTACTACAGTAATTATAagcaataaataagaaatatgtgtTTGTCATAGaagcaattttg
Proteins encoded in this window:
- the LOC118646126 gene encoding uncharacterized protein LOC118646126, with product MGKEIQINGIFHNIKEYVVSQDGHRYDEKEKAFALTMYKTMGKRAYTCLREVFRDIPSIKTLQLALHRIPFTTGINPFILSHLKKISPNMSLKNKVRILMWDEVSIQPSFTYDTRKDIIYGFEDWSTNRTAKTADHALVFMLRGINSGWKMPISYSFCNKQTKTAQLLRCIKKHIRDINKAGFNIV